Part of the Cloacibacterium caeni genome is shown below.
TGTAGGAGTTGCGTTCCATAGGAACGCTATCTTTTTTATTACATTGCGTTCCTACGGAACGCCACAATTCTTAATCTTTGTTTGCTACACATATTTGGTTCCTTCGGAACCTTCTTAGAATGTAAAATAATGATTTTCAGATTAAGAACTTTAATTTAAAGAAGTTTAGATATCTCTACAAAATTGTTTTGATTCCTTCGGAAATTGAAAATTTCATGGAATCAATGACTAAAGTGATGAATAAAACCTGCGAAATCTGCGGGAAATTTAATTCCAACTTTCGTGAACTTTTTCTGTAAATGGAATTTCTGGATTGAGAATTTCTAGAATTAAGTTTTTAACAGAAACCAAGGAATCTTCAAAATTGCCTTTTACAAATTCTACGTTCTGTACCCCATTATTTACTTCCGCAAAACTCCAAATTCCCGTTTCTATTTCACGATTTTTAAACTCTTCTATTTGTGAAATACAGTATTGATACATACACAATTGCATTGCTTGTTTGTATTTATCATCAAAGAAAAGATTTTCAATTTTGTCTTCTTTTATTTTGATTTTCAGGTTTTTAGGCTTTGCAGTTTTATAATCAATAATTCTTAAAGTTCCGTTGAGAATATCAATTCTATCAATATATCCGTAGAAAATCACTTGATTATTTTCATCAATTTTGAATGGAATATTTTCAATTTTTCTTTCTAAAGCTACAATTTCTAGCGCATTCCCTTTTTTAACCAACTCCAAATCATAATTCAAAACAGATTCTACTACTCTTTTGGCAATTTGTTTGTGAACGAAATTCATTCCTTTTTCGTAGAATTCTGGTTGATGTTTTAGTCTTTCAATCGCTTTGTCAATTGATTCATCTACTTGTTGAAGTAAGTTTTCTAAATCATTAATTTTTAATATTTTACCGATTATTTTTCCGTATAAATATTCTAAAGCATTATGAACTAAAGTTCCATAATTACGTTGAGAAAGCTCTTCTTCAATTTCTGTGGTTTCTCTGGTGTTGAGAATTTTATCCAAGTAAAAATCAATAGGATTATAAAGATACGTAACCAAATGTGATGGCGAAACTTTCTGCTTCCATTCTTCTAATTTTTCAAGAACAGCAGTTGTTTTTTCAATCGTAATTGGTTCTTGATTAATCGGTTCAGAAGTATTTTCGATAATGATATGCTCTATTTTATGCTGAGATTCCATCTCAATTTGGGTAATGAATCTCGTTTTTTCGCCTGTATTTACGCCAGAACCGAGAGCATTGTAAAGCAAATAGATATTCTTGGCATTCTGTAAAAATCGGTAAAAGTGATAGGCATAAATTCCGTCATTTTCTAAGAAAGTATGCAGATTAAACTGCTTTCTTACATCAAACGGAAGATAAGTATTTTGCGAATTTCCAAGCGGTAATTTTCCTTCGTTGGCGGAAAGAAGAATGATATTTTCAAAATTCAACAATCTGGTTTCCAAAAGTCCCATCAATTGTAAACCTTCTAAAGGTTCTCCCACGAAATCTATGGATTCTGAATTGATAAGCTGATTAATCAAAACTTCCAGTGTTTCGATTTTCACCTGATATTGATATGGAGAAAGTTGATTCTTGATGATGATGAAACTCTTCTCGAAATGAGAAATGTTTTCATATTGTACATTATCTATTTCATTGTATTTTAAATCTTTACAAAAATCAATTAAAGTATTGAGTAAAGTTTCAGCGTCTTGTTTTTCAAACAAATTATAGAAAGAAAGTCCGTTCAATAATTCGTTTAATTGTTTTTTAGAAATGTAGACAATGTTTCTTTCTTCTAAGGTTGCAACGAAGTTTTTGATGATATTTTCGTCTTTAAAATTCTTTGGAAGTTCATCTAAAATCGGCAAAATATCATTGTAATAATACGAAGAAGCATTTTTTTCTAATTGTTTATGAAGATGAAACAGTTTTTTCATCGCATTTGAAAAAGCCAAATTTTTCAACGGAAAGCCCATTGTAATGTTCAGTTTTTCAACAGATGCGAGAGAATCTAATGTAGCAGGAAGCAAATTTTCGTCTAATAAAACTACTGCAGTATTTTGATAATCAGAATTTTCTGTGTGAATTTCTGAAAGAATTTCTGGCAAAACTTTGGTTTGAGCAATATTTCCTGAAACCTCATAAACCTTTATGTTTTTGTCTATAGAAAATTCATTTTCAATCCAGTTGAAATCTCTAGAATCATTAAATTCTTTCCAAGTTTTGTATTCGCGGAGAAATTTTCCTGCTTCTTGTCTTTCGTCATGGAAATAGTATTCATCTGCATGAAAGAAAATATCTGCTTTGTCCCATTGTAAAAGGGTTCTGACTAATTTTTCTTCAACGGGAGTAAATGCATTAAAACCAATAAAAACTGCTCTAAGATTGAAATTTTTACAATAATTTTCTAAATTTTCTTTGGTATGAAGATGAATCATTCCCGAAGTAGCCAATTGCTGTTCCTCTAATTTTTCTTGTAAAAAAGGAAGAAAAGCATACATTTTTCGCCAAAAATTGAGATTTCTCTTTCTAGCGCCTTCTTCATCGCCCAGATTTTCGCCCCAGTTTTTGATGCGTTCTTCAGCAAGCATCCATTCCAGAATTTCTTTGTCATTTCCATGAAATTTCAGCATATCGTCCCAATCTTTTTGCAATGTAGGGAACCATTTCAGGAAACTCGCCAAATCTTCGTCTTGATAAAGTTGATTATAAGTTTGATAGGCAAAAAGCCAAAGTGCAATGCCTTTGATTTCTTGTTTTTGACTGATTTTATGCACCAATTCATCAATCGTAAAAAACTCTGGAAGAATCCCATTATATTGTTTTTCTTTTAAGATTTCTTTAATGAAAACTACGGGTCTTTTTCCTGGAATTATAAATGAAAAACCCGATAAATCTTTAGATTTATCAAGCAAATTGGTTATGGTTTTTTTTAGAAATTTCATGCTTAAAAAATTGAAATTCCCAGTTTGGTTGTGAGCAGTTCCAGAGCATACATTCCTGCTTCTGAATTTCCTTTTTCATTTAATCTTGGGCTCCAAGTTGCCACCGCAAATTTTCTGGGTAAAACGGCTACAATTGCACCGCCAATTCCACTTTTTCCAGGCAATCCTACTTTGTAAGCAAATTCTCCGGATTCATCATAAAAACCGCATGTTAACATTAATGCATTAAGTCTTTTTATCTGACTTTTATTTAAAATGGTTTTACCAGATTTGGTTTTTCCTTCGTTGGCCAAAAAATAAAAAGCATGAGCTAATTCTTCGCAAGTCATTTCTACAGAACACTGATGAAAATAAAAATCCAGAACGTCTTCTACCTTGTTTTCGATATTTCCAAATGATTTCAAAAAATTACCAAGCGCAAAATTTCTGTAGCCTGTTTGCTTTTCAGAAAGGGCAACTTTTTGGTTAAACTGAATGTTTTTTTTGCCTGAAATTTCTCTGATAAATTCTAAAAAATCTTCTTTTGGATTTTTAAGATGAGACAGTAAAATGTCTGCAATAACTATTGCACCTGCATTTATAAAAGGATTTCTGGGAATTCCTTTTTCGTTTTCTAATTGCACCAAAGAATTAAATGCGTTACCAGAAGGTTCTACATTTACACGCTGCCAAATTTTTTCGCCTAAAATAGAAAATGCCAAACACAGCGTGAAGACTTTTGAAACACTTTGTATAGAAATTTTTTCCTGAAAATCTCCTTTGCCAAATTCTGTTCCTTCATGTGTAGAAATGAAAATTCCAAACTTATCCGGACTGATATTTTTAAGTTCGGGTATAGAAGCCGATACTTCTCCTATTTTAGGAAATTCTTGGCTTTCTACATATATTTCTTCTATGGTTTTTTGGTAATTCATTAGTTTTTATAGCGTTCTAGTTTTTTGAGTTGAGCTTTAATTTCTGCATCTAGCTCATTTTGTTTTTCTGCATTGGTTCCTCGTTTGGTAATGTTATCATAATAGTTTTGATAATCGAGAAATTCGCCATACATTACCTGATAAATCAACTTAAATTTCAGTTGGTAATCTTTCTCCGTTTTTACATTTTCTAGAAATTCTTTTCTCAGTTTTCTAGCGTAAATTTCGGCAATATCAAAATGGCCTTGTTCGTGATTTATATTGAGATTTTTGGTTTTAATAGGATGTTTCCAAGATTTGCTTGGGTCAAAAGTAGCATCTATTCTCACCTTCATTTTATTATTGGCTTTGTCTTTAAAAGCGGTGTAACTTAGTCCACAAGAAGAATAACTGACAATGGTGCTGTCACTTTTCATTTTGTTTTCTAGGGATTTAAAAAGGCTCCAATTAAGTTTTGTTCCCTCTTTCCAGACTAATTTTTGAGAAAAAACAGTTAAAAAACAAAATAATAAAATAAGGCTAAAAATCTTCTTCATACTATTCTACTACAATTGTTTTCTCAATCCAAATATTTTGATTGCTGCTGTCTTTTCCGTTCCAAAATTTGAAAGTGTAAATCCCTTTTTCTTCTGGTCTAAAGTTGAAACCATTTACTCCAACTCTTGTTGCTTGAGTACAAGTTCCGTTAATGGTGTAAGAATAAGCCACCACATTTCTTTCTAAACCATTTCTGATGTAATCATATCCAAAAAAATCATCACAAGCACTTGGATAAGTAGAATACGTTTTGATGGTTTGAATGGTGAAAACATCCATCGTATCTTGTGCAATTTTCACACTATCTATTTTGATAGATTCTACATTTTGTATTTCGTCTTCGTCATTTCTATCACAAGAAACAGCGATAAATCCAGCTAATAAAGCGATTATGCTGAGGT
Proteins encoded:
- a CDS encoding PD-(D/E)XK nuclease family protein; this translates as MKFLKKTITNLLDKSKDLSGFSFIIPGKRPVVFIKEILKEKQYNGILPEFFTIDELVHKISQKQEIKGIALWLFAYQTYNQLYQDEDLASFLKWFPTLQKDWDDMLKFHGNDKEILEWMLAEERIKNWGENLGDEEGARKRNLNFWRKMYAFLPFLQEKLEEQQLATSGMIHLHTKENLENYCKNFNLRAVFIGFNAFTPVEEKLVRTLLQWDKADIFFHADEYYFHDERQEAGKFLREYKTWKEFNDSRDFNWIENEFSIDKNIKVYEVSGNIAQTKVLPEILSEIHTENSDYQNTAVVLLDENLLPATLDSLASVEKLNITMGFPLKNLAFSNAMKKLFHLHKQLEKNASSYYYNDILPILDELPKNFKDENIIKNFVATLEERNIVYISKKQLNELLNGLSFYNLFEKQDAETLLNTLIDFCKDLKYNEIDNVQYENISHFEKSFIIIKNQLSPYQYQVKIETLEVLINQLINSESIDFVGEPLEGLQLMGLLETRLLNFENIILLSANEGKLPLGNSQNTYLPFDVRKQFNLHTFLENDGIYAYHFYRFLQNAKNIYLLYNALGSGVNTGEKTRFITQIEMESQHKIEHIIIENTSEPINQEPITIEKTTAVLEKLEEWKQKVSPSHLVTYLYNPIDFYLDKILNTRETTEIEEELSQRNYGTLVHNALEYLYGKIIGKILKINDLENLLQQVDESIDKAIERLKHQPEFYEKGMNFVHKQIAKRVVESVLNYDLELVKKGNALEIVALERKIENIPFKIDENNQVIFYGYIDRIDILNGTLRIIDYKTAKPKNLKIKIKEDKIENLFFDDKYKQAMQLCMYQYCISQIEEFKNREIETGIWSFAEVNNGVQNVEFVKGNFEDSLVSVKNLILEILNPEIPFTEKVHESWN
- a CDS encoding glutaminase, which produces MNYQKTIEEIYVESQEFPKIGEVSASIPELKNISPDKFGIFISTHEGTEFGKGDFQEKISIQSVSKVFTLCLAFSILGEKIWQRVNVEPSGNAFNSLVQLENEKGIPRNPFINAGAIVIADILLSHLKNPKEDFLEFIREISGKKNIQFNQKVALSEKQTGYRNFALGNFLKSFGNIENKVEDVLDFYFHQCSVEMTCEELAHAFYFLANEGKTKSGKTILNKSQIKRLNALMLTCGFYDESGEFAYKVGLPGKSGIGGAIVAVLPRKFAVATWSPRLNEKGNSEAGMYALELLTTKLGISIF
- a CDS encoding DUF922 domain-containing protein; translation: MKSDSTIVSYSSCGLSYTAFKDKANNKMKVRIDATFDPSKSWKHPIKTKNLNINHEQGHFDIAEIYARKLRKEFLENVKTEKDYQLKFKLIYQVMYGEFLDYQNYYDNITKRGTNAEKQNELDAEIKAQLKKLERYKN